One Mycobacterium sp. SMC-4 DNA window includes the following coding sequences:
- a CDS encoding heavy metal-responsive transcriptional regulator — protein sequence MRIGKLAEATGATTATLRYYEDEGLLPPAERSPAGYRDYAADTIARVGFIRRGQAAGFSLAQIRQILDIRDSGHAPCTHVRDLLDIRLTDLDEQISALVALRETIARLRQGAESVDPESCSADDVCRYL from the coding sequence GTGAGAATCGGGAAGCTCGCCGAGGCGACCGGGGCCACCACCGCGACGCTGCGCTACTACGAAGACGAAGGCCTGCTCCCGCCCGCCGAACGTTCCCCGGCGGGGTATCGCGACTATGCCGCCGACACGATCGCCCGGGTCGGCTTCATCCGACGGGGACAGGCCGCCGGGTTCAGCCTCGCCCAGATTCGGCAGATCCTCGACATCCGTGACAGCGGCCACGCGCCGTGCACGCACGTGCGCGACCTGCTCGACATCCGACTGACCGACCTCGACGAGCAGATCAGCGCACTGGTGGCACTGCGCGAGACCATCGCCCGGCTGCGGCAGGGCGCCGAAAGCGTCGACCCGGAATCATGCAGCGCCGATGACGTATGTCGATACCTCTAG
- the merA gene encoding mercury(II) reductase has product MSQGLDLAVIGSGGAAMAAAIRATALGKSVVMIERGIFGGTCVNTGCVPSKALIAAAEARHTAADTARFPGIATTAGPVDMAALIAGTHDLVESLRSEKYLNVAESYGWQRIQGQARFAGTPDAPVIEVGDATIEAEHYLIATGANPVIPPAFEGVAYLTSTTAMEVTEVPESLLVIGGGYVALEQAQLFARLGSTVTVLVRSTLASKEEPEVGMALLEVFADDGIRVVRRATVSEVEQADDQVTVTATITGGTQQFRAAKVLVATGRRPNTDGLNLEAVQVKTGENNEVVVSDGLQSSNPRIWAAGDVTGHREFVYVAAHHGAMVADNIFTDAGRRVDYRHLPRVTFTSPAVGAAGTTEAELLAAGTRCDCRVLPLKHVPRAVVNRDTRGFIKLVADAGTGRIHGITAVAKDAGEIAAAAVYILDAAMTVDQVAGSWAPYLTMAEGIKIAAQSFSADMSRLSCCAS; this is encoded by the coding sequence ATGAGTCAGGGATTGGACCTCGCGGTCATCGGTTCCGGCGGCGCGGCGATGGCCGCGGCGATCCGCGCTACCGCGCTCGGCAAGTCCGTCGTCATGATCGAGCGCGGCATCTTCGGTGGCACGTGTGTCAACACCGGCTGCGTGCCGTCAAAGGCCCTGATCGCAGCGGCCGAGGCCCGGCATACCGCAGCCGACACTGCCCGGTTCCCGGGGATCGCCACCACGGCCGGCCCGGTGGACATGGCGGCCCTGATCGCCGGCACGCACGATCTGGTGGAGTCGCTGCGCTCAGAGAAGTACCTCAACGTGGCCGAATCGTATGGCTGGCAGCGCATTCAGGGCCAAGCGCGGTTCGCCGGAACCCCGGACGCGCCCGTCATCGAGGTCGGCGATGCCACCATCGAGGCCGAGCACTACCTGATCGCCACCGGCGCGAACCCAGTCATCCCGCCCGCATTCGAGGGCGTCGCCTACCTGACCTCGACCACCGCGATGGAAGTCACCGAGGTCCCGGAGTCGCTGCTGGTGATCGGCGGCGGCTACGTCGCGTTGGAGCAGGCGCAACTGTTCGCCCGGCTCGGGTCAACGGTGACGGTGCTGGTCCGCTCCACGCTGGCATCGAAGGAAGAGCCGGAAGTCGGCATGGCGCTGCTGGAGGTGTTCGCCGACGACGGCATCCGGGTGGTGCGCCGCGCCACGGTGAGCGAGGTCGAGCAGGCCGACGATCAGGTCACGGTCACCGCGACCATCACCGGCGGAACGCAGCAGTTCCGTGCCGCGAAAGTCCTCGTCGCCACCGGCCGCCGTCCGAACACCGACGGCCTGAATCTCGAAGCGGTGCAGGTCAAAACCGGCGAGAACAACGAGGTCGTGGTGAGCGACGGGCTGCAGTCGTCGAACCCACGGATCTGGGCGGCCGGCGACGTGACCGGGCACCGCGAGTTCGTCTACGTCGCCGCCCATCACGGCGCGATGGTCGCCGACAACATCTTCACCGACGCCGGCCGCAGGGTCGACTACCGCCATCTGCCCCGCGTGACGTTCACCAGCCCCGCGGTCGGTGCGGCCGGGACGACCGAGGCCGAGCTCCTCGCCGCCGGGACACGGTGCGACTGCCGGGTGCTGCCGCTAAAACATGTGCCGCGTGCGGTGGTCAACCGAGACACCCGCGGTTTCATCAAACTCGTCGCCGACGCCGGCACCGGCCGCATCCACGGCATCACCGCCGTCGCCAAGGATGCTGGCGAGATCGCCGCCGCCGCGGTCTACATCCTCGACGCCGCGATGACCGTCGACCAGGTCGCCGGGTCCTGGGCCCCGTATCTGACCATGGCCGAAGGCATCAAAATCGCCGCCCAGTCCTTCAGCGCCGATATGTCCCGACTGTCCTGCTGCGCATCCTGA
- the merB gene encoding organomercurial lyase MerB: MPNFLDRLTIPEESGLDPTMLVPLLRLLAAGEPVTVEALAAAVGLPVDEVTRRLAAVPDTEYDEQGRIVGQGLTLRPTRHRFTVAGQELYTWCALDTLIFPTILDRPASIESESPVSGHPIRVSVGENGVTSVQPETAVVSLVNPDDLTSIRSSFCNQVHYFTCAQDAAPWLAEHPEGQIVSVAEAHQLGAALTTQILTQLHTPPTAHPGCCS, translated from the coding sequence ATGCCCAATTTCCTTGACCGCCTGACCATTCCGGAAGAGTCCGGGCTCGACCCGACGATGCTGGTGCCGTTGCTGCGGCTGCTCGCCGCCGGCGAGCCGGTCACCGTGGAGGCGCTCGCCGCGGCCGTCGGCCTCCCGGTTGACGAGGTGACCCGGCGTCTGGCCGCGGTACCCGACACCGAATACGACGAGCAGGGCCGCATCGTCGGCCAGGGCCTGACCCTGCGCCCGACCCGCCACCGATTCACCGTGGCCGGCCAAGAGCTCTACACCTGGTGCGCCCTGGACACCCTCATCTTTCCCACCATCCTGGACCGGCCCGCCAGCATCGAATCCGAATCACCCGTCAGCGGGCACCCGATCAGGGTCTCGGTCGGCGAAAACGGTGTCACCAGCGTGCAGCCCGAGACCGCGGTGGTCTCGCTGGTCAACCCCGACGACCTCACCTCGATCCGGTCCTCATTCTGCAACCAGGTGCACTACTTCACCTGCGCGCAGGACGCCGCGCCGTGGCTCGCCGAGCACCCCGAAGGTCAGATCGTCAGCGTCGCTGAGGCCCACCAACTCGGCGCAGCCCTGACCACACAAATCCTTACCCAGCTCCATACCCCGCCAACTGCCCACCCCGGCTGCTGCAGCTGA
- a CDS encoding redoxin domain-containing protein, protein MLAAGALTACGQSATTSNPTSPPHANATTQATAATLTTVDGKTVELPAAAPTAILFFSYGCGECVGGGKSLAAARAAVEKARGSAKFLAVDIVPTEKPADVRHFLDQIGGTSLPAVVDTNGALTSRYQVTAPTTALVIDPSGQISYRGHAPSQDQILAALGSSAAR, encoded by the coding sequence ATGCTGGCAGCGGGCGCGCTGACCGCGTGCGGCCAATCGGCCACAACCAGCAATCCGACCTCACCGCCACACGCCAACGCCACAACCCAGGCGACGGCGGCGACACTGACCACGGTGGACGGCAAAACCGTCGAACTGCCCGCTGCCGCCCCGACCGCGATCCTGTTCTTCTCCTACGGGTGCGGCGAATGCGTCGGCGGCGGTAAATCCCTGGCCGCTGCTCGGGCGGCCGTGGAGAAAGCCAGAGGCAGCGCCAAGTTCCTAGCCGTCGACATCGTCCCCACCGAGAAACCCGCCGATGTTCGCCACTTCCTGGACCAGATCGGCGGCACCAGCCTGCCCGCGGTCGTCGATACTAACGGGGCCCTGACCAGCCGCTACCAGGTGACCGCGCCGACCACCGCCCTCGTCATCGACCCGTCCGGGCAGATCAGCTACCGCGGCCACGCCCCGTCCCAGGATCAGATCCTGGCCGCCCTCGGCAGCAGCGCCGCACGGTGA
- a CDS encoding cytochrome c biogenesis CcdA family protein → MNLLALAFTAGMLAPVNPCGFALLPAWITGTIATGGTDAVLVRLARALRTGAVLTIGFTGTLTLAGIAISAGARTLVTAAPWLGITIGLTLAILGGFMLTGRTIGLRMPARTRHRPDSPTAGGVLAAGIGYALASLSCTFGVLLAVIAQAQATSGWGGLLAVFTAYTAGAATILMLVSVGTAIAGTALTRHLGILARHGTRVTAVVLIATGAYLAWYWLPAATGHTASGGNLLTGWSATATGWLQDHALPASVIAAFAVVVSAVAACWTTHRRPITGKQRRR, encoded by the coding sequence GTGAACCTGCTCGCGCTCGCGTTTACCGCTGGCATGCTCGCCCCGGTCAACCCCTGCGGGTTCGCGCTGCTACCGGCGTGGATCACCGGCACCATCGCCACCGGCGGCACCGATGCGGTGCTCGTGCGGCTGGCCCGGGCACTGCGCACCGGGGCCGTCCTGACCATCGGGTTCACCGGCACCCTCACCCTCGCCGGTATCGCGATCAGTGCCGGTGCCCGGACCCTGGTGACGGCTGCTCCCTGGCTCGGGATCACGATCGGGCTCACCCTGGCCATCTTGGGCGGCTTCATGCTCACCGGCCGCACCATCGGTCTGCGTATGCCTGCCCGGACGCGTCATCGGCCGGACTCCCCAACAGCCGGTGGTGTGCTCGCGGCCGGAATCGGCTACGCCCTGGCGTCACTGTCCTGCACCTTCGGGGTACTGCTCGCGGTGATCGCCCAGGCCCAGGCCACCAGCGGATGGGGCGGTCTGCTGGCAGTGTTCACCGCATACACAGCCGGTGCCGCCACCATCTTGATGCTGGTCAGCGTCGGCACCGCCATCGCCGGCACGGCCCTGACCCGGCATCTGGGTATCCTCGCCCGCCACGGGACCCGCGTCACCGCCGTTGTCCTCATCGCCACCGGCGCCTACCTCGCGTGGTACTGGCTGCCCGCGGCCACCGGGCACACCGCCAGCGGCGGCAACCTGCTCACCGGCTGGTCGGCCACCGCGACCGGATGGCTGCAGGACCACGCCCTCCCGGCCAGCGTCATTGCCGCCTTCGCTGTGGTGGTCAGCGCGGTGGCCGCGTGCTGGACCACCCACCGCCGGCCAATCACCGGCAAGCAGCGCCGCCGGTGA